The Gemmatimonadota bacterium DNA window GGCCGCGTGGAACCGGTGATGCTACTGCTCCTGTGCGTCCTGGTGGCGCTGGACAGTGCGTCGCTGGGCCAGTTCATGATCTCGCGTCCCTTGGTGGCGGCTACGCTGTCCGGGTGGATCGTCGGCGATCCCGAGGGCGGCGTCATGATCGGCCTCGTCCTGGAGCTCCTGCAGCTCCCGTTCTTCCAGATCGGCGGCACCCGGGTATCGGAGGGCGGGCTGGGGGCCGTGGTGGGAGCCGCCGTCCTGGCCGAGGCGTCCGGCCCCGGCGGGCTGGCGTTCGGCGTGCTGTTGGGGCTCGTGGTCGCGAACCTCGGCGGGTTCTCCGTGGACGGGCTGCACCGCCGGCAGGCGGCCACCGTCCCGCAGCCCGCGGACGGCCGCCTGACGCCGGCCGCGCTCGGTCGCTTCCACCTGGGTGGGCTGGCGCGTGACGCGCTGCGGGGGGCGGTGGTCGGCGGGGTGGGCCTGGGGGTCGCCGTCTTCCTGGGCGAGACGTTGGCCGGTGGCTGGCTGCTCGACGCCCCGCACACCGACCTCGTGCTGCTGGCGGCCGCCAGCTTCTCGGTGGGGGCGTTCTTCCACAACCTGGGCGCGGCGCGCCGGTCGATGGGCGCGCTGCTGGTCGGCGCCCTGCTGGGGCTTGCCGTCACGGTGGCCGTCGGATGAGCCGGGCCGGCGCTCCGCCCCGCGGGCTCGTGCTGCGCTCGCTCCTGGTCCAGGCCTCCTGGAATACCCGCACCCAGATCGGCGCCGGCTTCGCCTGGGCTCTGCTGCCCTTCCTGCGACGCGCCCGGGGCGCCGATCCGGAGGCCCTCGAGCGCGCGGTGGCCCGCCATGCCGCCCCCTTCAACGCGCACCCCTACCTCACCCCGCTCGCCCTCTCCGCCGTCGCGCGGCTGGAGGCGGAGGGCGCCTCCCCGGAGACCATCGACCGCTTCAAGACCGCCCTGCGCGGTCCCCTGGGCGCGCTGGGCGACCGACTCGTATGGGCCCGCTGGCTGCCCTGCACGCTGCTGTTCGCCTGTGCCGCCGCCCTGGCCGGGGCGCCCTGGTGGGCGGTCGCCGGAGGCTTCCTCCTCGTCTACAATGCAGGTCATCTGGCCCTGCGGCTCTGGGGCGCGCGGGTGGGCTGGCAGGCCGGCCGGGACGTGGGCGCCCGGTTGCGGGAGGCGGACCTGGGTCGATGGTCCGAGCGCCTCGTGATCCCGACCGCCGGAGCCTGTGGCGCCCTGGGTGGGGCGATCCTGGGCATGGCGCTGGGCGGCGCCGTCACGCTCTGGCTGCCCGCCCTGGCCGTTGCGGCCATGTTCGCGCTCGGTGTCCTCGTCGGGGAGCGGGGGGCGCGCACCGGCGCGCGCCTGGCCGCCCTGGTGATCCTGCTGTTGTCTGCGTTGGGATGGCTGACATGACGACCCCCGTGACCGCCCGGACCCGCATCGTCAATCCGCTGGGCCTGCACGCCCGACCCGCGGCGGCGCTGGTGAGCCTGGCCGGCCGCTACGCGGCCGACCTGCGTGTGGCC harbors:
- a CDS encoding PTS sugar transporter subunit IIC, whose product is MLLLLCVLVALDSASLGQFMISRPLVAATLSGWIVGDPEGGVMIGLVLELLQLPFFQIGGTRVSEGGLGAVVGAAVLAEASGPGGLAFGVLLGLVVANLGGFSVDGLHRRQAATVPQPADGRLTPAALGRFHLGGLARDALRGAVVGGVGLGVAVFLGETLAGGWLLDAPHTDLVLLAAASFSVGAFFHNLGAARRSMGALLVGALLGLAVTVAVG
- a CDS encoding PTS system mannose/fructose/sorbose family transporter subunit IID; the protein is MSRAGAPPRGLVLRSLLVQASWNTRTQIGAGFAWALLPFLRRARGADPEALERAVARHAAPFNAHPYLTPLALSAVARLEAEGASPETIDRFKTALRGPLGALGDRLVWARWLPCTLLFACAAALAGAPWWAVAGGFLLVYNAGHLALRLWGARVGWQAGRDVGARLREADLGRWSERLVIPTAGACGALGGAILGMALGGAVTLWLPALAVAAMFALGVLVGERGARTGARLAALVILLLSALGWLT